The Pongo pygmaeus isolate AG05252 chromosome 20, NHGRI_mPonPyg2-v2.0_pri, whole genome shotgun sequence sequence aagcatgagccaccgtgcccggctctaGTTGCTTTTTTACACAGAACATATGTTGGATAGCTTTCTATATTAGTACATACAGGttaatctaatttttattttttattttttgtttttaagagacagggtttcactctgttgcccaggctggagtgcagtggtgcgatctcagctcactgcagcctcaacctcccgggctcaagcaatccttccggctcagcctcctgagtagctgggactacaggcatgtatgtgccatcacacccagctagtttttgtattctttaactGCAACATTGTATTTCATGGTACATTAAGCCATAAATTAACTAGTTACTGTTTCtggatgttttttaaatttgtagtcTGGTTTGTTTGCTGTGATAAATAATTCTGCAGGGAACACCTTTGTGTCCATGTCATTGTGCCAATGTGTTTCTGtggaataaattcctagaagaggGACTGCTGATGAGTCGCAGTCGTTTCTGATATTAGCCGTTGTGTCTCACTGTTTCCTCCTTCCACCGGCTCACCCTGCAGCCCCTGCAGATCAAGTCAGTGGTGGCACCAGAGCATGTGAAGGGCTACATCTACGTGGAGGCCTACAAGCAGACCCATGTGAAGCAGGCCATTGAGGGGGTAGGCAACCTGCGGCTTGGCTACTGGAACCAGCAGATGGTGCCCATCAAGGAGATGACAGATGTGCTCAAAGTGGTGAAGGAGGTGGCCAACCTGAAACCAAAATCCTGGGTCCGCCTCAAGCGGGGCATCTACAAGGATGACATTGCTCAGGTGCCGGGGGCGGGGTGGCATGGGGGTCAGGGTCCCTCCATTCtgttctcccttcctttccttttgtcCTTCCCACCCTCTTTGTGCTGCAGAGAATAGAACCCCACTCAGATGAGTTGAAGCAGAGCCTGGGTTTTGTGAGCACACAGGAAACGGATGGCCGTCTTCCTTGCACATTCCCAGGCGTGTTGAGTAAAGGTCTGAAGGAGCAGAGGGCATGAGGCATGTGGAACTCTTGGGGAGGAGTGTTGTAGGCAGCAGGAGTGGCCTGTGAGATAGGATGGCACAGTCACTGGCTACAGCAGGGATGGCGCGAGATGACTCAGGGAGCTCACGAGGGCTGCGGCCCATTGGAGAGCTTTGGTGTTTACTGGCGTAGGATGGGAGGGCTCTAAGGCACACAGGCTGACTTCAGTGTTAATAAGATTTCTCTGGTGACTGTGTTGAGACTAGACCACTGGTTCTCAAGCCAGGGCGATGtttccccaggggacatttggtaatgtctggagacatttttggttatgTCAGCTGGGGAGGGGGTTGATGATTATGGCATCTAGCAGGTTAAAGCCAGAAATGCTAGACACACACGTCCTCCAATGCACAGGATGGCTGCCcacaacaaaaaattacctggcccAAAAAGTCAATAGTGCCAAGGCTGATAAACCCGGGAATAGCCTGGAGGGGGCCATGGGCAAGAGCGTGGAGACCAGGGAGGAGGCTGCTGCTGTAGCACATCCCACCCACGTGGCAGTGCTGGTGGGATGGGACCAAGACCCTAATACAAGTTGAGTGTCTCTAACCTGAATGCTTGAGACCAGAGGtgtttttcagatttcagattttttcagcttttggaatatttgcattatacttaccagttgagcatcccaaatctgaaaatccaagaGTGAGCATTTCCTTCgagcatcatgttggtgctcacAGGGTTTCCTATTTTTGAGCATTTTGGGTTTTTGGATTTGGAATGCTGAGACTGCagtggaggaggggaagaggtCAGGTATTTTGAAGGCAGAGCTGATGGAATTTGCCGACAGGTCGGGTAGGTGTAAGAGAAACAAAGGAGTCAAGCGTGGCTCCCAGGTTGTGTGCCTGAGCAGAGGGAAGAATGGAGTGGGAGGCAGCAGGTTTGGGGGAATCAGCGGTTTGGCTGCGGTTGTCCTGGATTTGAGGGACCTTTAGACATCCAGGTGGAGATAGCAAGCAGGCAGTGGCTACTCAGTGCCAGAGTTGAGGGGAGAGACAAGCTAGAGTGGGACTTTTGGGAGTGGTCAGCAGCCTGGTTTCTTCCCCACCGTCCTGCGTCCCTTCTTCCTAGCATCTCCTGACCCTTCTTGTGTCTGGGGTCAGGGAGGAGGGTGGGGCCCTGCTGACCTCCTGCTCGCGCTGCTCAGGTGGACTACGTGGAGCCCAGCCAGAACACCATCTCCCTGAAGATGATCCCACGCATCGACTACGATCGCATCAAGGCCCGCATGAGCTTGGTACTCAGGGGAATCTGTGGCCTGGGGGAGGGGATGTGCTCGATCCCGCTGGTGGCCAAGCTCCCTCCCTCACCCTTCCCACCCATGCCCCTTTCCTCCATAGAAAGACTGGTTTGCCAAAAGGAAGAAGTTTAAGCGGCCTCCACAGAGGCTGTTTGATGCTGAGAAGATCAGGTGCGTGTCCTTGGGGACTGGCTGGGCTGGGTCCCCAGGGCCGGTGTGCAGAATGTGCCTTTTGCAGGTTCCTCCCCAGGGGTGGCCCTGCCACAGGTTTAGCCTGTGAATTGGTTAGCTTGGCAGTAtagcctcaggcaagtcacttcacatccctgtgcctcagtttcttctgctATAAAGATtgatgaggctgggcgcagtgggagggagcactttggaaggctaaggcaggaggcttgcttgaggccaggagttcgagaccagcctgggcaacataatgagatcccatcttttaaaataatagtaaaaagaaaaaagttaaaaagaaatttaaaaagattgatgaggccgggcgtggtggctcacacctataatcccagcactttgggaggccgaggtgggcggatcacttgaggtcaggagttcaagaccagcctggccaacatggtgaaaccttgtctctactaaaaatacaaaaattagccaagggttgtggtgggctcctgtaatccaagctactcgggaggctgaggcaggagaatcgcttaaacccacgaggcagaaattgcagtgagccaagatcgtgccactgcactccagcctgggtgacagcgagactccatctcataaaaaaaagaaaacaacctctgcttcctcagATTATAGATTatagtgagaattaaataaattagtatGCGTATGTACTCAGAATGCACTTGGCATGTAGTAAGTGTGATCCATGGTATGATATATTGAAGTGGGATTCATAGACTATGTCAGGCTTTAGAAAGTCTCCTTTCCTGATCTGCTTATGCCCACTTGAGATGGGGGGATATGGATCCCCTTTCCCTCAGGATGCCCCCCAGACTCCCTAGCTGGGTAGAGAATTGGAGCAGCCCAGGAATTTCAAAATCCCAAGGCCAACTGGGGGCTCCGGCAGGGAGGGCAGGAGAGGAGAACATGGAGAAACGAGAGGTGCCAGTGATATTCTTCCCTCTGGTCCTGTTCTAGAACTAATTGTGTGTGATTCAGCCAGTCAGGTTTTCCTTCAGATAAAGGAAGAGCTGTGGAATGCACCTTTGAGTCTGCACCCAAGGGCCTTGCTAATACTTCACCTGCCTGAGTTCGGACCCATTTATACCACTGGTTTCGACTCACCTGAACCTCTCTTTGCAAAGAACAAACCCTAGtgctcccttccccacccccccaACAAGCCAGCTGACCAAGTACCCCAACATGCCCAGCAGAGCATGCTGGCCCCTCTCCCAGATTCACCACGGGAGAAGGCGATTGCATGAGCGCAGGAGGAACTTGACCTGCTCCTCTGTGAAGGAggctccttccccaccccagagACATGGAACAGGCACTAAGCAGCCGGCACTCCACATTTGGGGCCGGGAGCTGCAGGCTTGGGAGTCCCACCTGCCTGCTTTTGAATCCTGTCAAGACTCTGGCTTGGCAACCTTGGGCATGTGATGTGACCTTCCTGAGCCTGCATTCCCTCACCTGGAAATGATGAGCAGTTACTGATGTCACAGATTTGGGGAAGAGTCTGTGAGGTCATGAATGTGCAGGCCAGGCTGAGCGCTCTGCGAATATTAACTGGTATCATTGTCTGAAACTGTTATTTTGTTCAGCTAATGTTTACTGCATACTTTCTGTGTACTGGGCACTATTCTTGGTGAAATTTAGTGAATGTTACATCCCTGACCTTCTGGAGCTGACATGCTAGTTAGGGGGACAGGTCAAACACTAGCTTGTCAGATGGTGATCGGTGCTCTGGTGAAAGATAAATCAGGGAATGGGTGGAGGAGTGCAGGGAGGTGGGAGGCGGGCCTTTGGGGTTTGTGAGAAGTCACTGCTGCCAAGAGGGTGTGTGCTGGGATGGGATGGGTCATTCCGCCTGTGGtcctctccctctgttgccagctgaggagactgaggtacAGCAAGATTTTCTTCTTGACTCTCCCTTCTAATCTTCTGCCCCATCAAATTCCAGGTCCCTGGGAGGTGATGTTGCCTCTGATGGTGACTTCCTCATCTTTGAGGGGAACCGTTACAGCCGGAAGGGCTTTCTGTTCAAGAGCTTCGCCATGTCTGCTGTGGTGAGGGTCCCAGAGGGGCATTGGTAATGGGGGTGGTGTGAGCGTTCTCCTGCAGGTGAGGCCCTGGGCTGTGGGTTATCTGATTCTGTCCCACTCCTCAAGTTAGGAGTGTTCCCTAGGAGAATTATTCCCCTAAGACCCACTCAGCCCACTCAGCTGGGCTGTTGCACTGACCTCGGtccatttccttctcttcccctcaCCGCTGGGGGCTTAGATCACGGAGGGTGTGAAGCCAACACTCTCTGAGCTGGAAAAGTTTGAGGACCAGCCAGAGGGCATCGACCTGGAGGTGGTGACTGAGAGCACAGGTATTTGATCCCCCTCTATAACCTGGGCCAAGGAGCAGGGGCGGCCCATGGTGGCAACCCCTGAGTCAGCCCTACGACCGCCCCTGCAGGGAAGGAGCGGGAGCACAACTTCCAACCTGGGGACAACGTGGAGGTCTGTGAGGGTGAGCTCATCAACCTGCAAGGCAAGATCCTCAGCGTGGATGGCAACAAGATCACCATCATGCCCAAGCATGAGGACCTCAAGGTGGGTGCCCGGTGTTCCCAGGGGCAGGGGTTGGAGTGTTCAGGCACATCTGGCTGTATGTGGCTGTCAAGGTGGTGGTGTGCCTGGTGACACCTGGTTTCCAGGAGGGTAAGTTGAGGCCCTTCTAGTGTTCTCAGGTGCCTGAGAGGCTCTGTCTGAATGCAGCTCAGGGTCGGTGGGCAGCAGGTCTGCCTGGTGGTGTCTGTCTCTGGAGAGTGGCTTGGTCTATCTGTTGTTTCTGAAAAGCAAGATATCTGGGTAGTACTGGGTTGAGAGTGTGATTAACCAAGGGGTAATCTGCGGTGGGGGCTTGATTTTGTTTGCTTAGAGCGGggtgtgtgtttgtctgtgtctggTATGTGTCTGAGGGGTTGTGCAGGCCCAATGTGATGTGTGGGGTGAGGCTGTCTCTGGGTGGGGCTGAGGAGCTGTCCAGTTGGGGGTCCTGTGTCTGAGGGGCAGGCTCTCTGTGTGGGTATAGGTAGGCATCGTGTGTCTTGAGGGTGGGCTGGGGTAAAGGTTGTCCAGGTTGGTGTCCTGTGTCTGGGGTCAGCTGTTTCTGGGGCAGTCTGAGGGGTCGTCCAGCTGGACTAAGGTAGTCTAGGGTGGGTGGTATGAGCCTGAAGTGGGGTTTTTGAGAACATGAGTGGATTCTAAAGACAGGAGGGGCTGGCAGGTTGTGGTAGTCTCCCCTCACCTGTTTGTTGTCCCCACACCCAATCCCCCAGGACATGTTGGAGTTCCCAGCCCAGGAACTTCGGAAATACTTCAAGATGGGGGACCACGTGAAGGTGATTGCTGGCCGATTCGAGGGCGACACAGGCCTCATTGTGCGGGTGGAGGAGAATTTTGTTATACTGTTCTCTGACCTCACCATGCATGAGGTAGGTGGATAGAAGGGTTGGGGAAGGGTGCACGTGCCAAGAAGAGACCCAGGTAGGCGAGCCACCTGGACCGGGCCTCACCCCTTTCACCATCCCTGGCAGCTGAAGGTGCTCCCCCGGGACCTGCAGCTCTGCTCAGAGACAGCATCAGGTGTGGATGTTGGGGGCCAGCATGAATGGGGCGAGCTGGTGCAGCTGGATCCCCAGACTGTGGGTGTCATCGTGCGACTAGAACGGGAGACCTTCCAGGTGTGTGTGTCTTGTGCTCTGTGGGGTGGACTTGCTTTTAGGAGGCTTCTTGTCCCTCAACCCCTCATCCTGGGAGGTGGCAGAGCCCCCAGACTGCTCTGGGTTGCAgacctggctctgtcacttacatCTGACTGGCTGATAGTGGGCACATGGCAAGTCATTGATCTCTCCCCTTGCCTGTTTTCACACCCTATAAAATGGAAACGAGAGCAGCGTCTACTCTGTTCGTAGTGAATGATTCCCTGAGGTTAGATCTGTACCCTGGTGTCTGTTGCTCGCTCAAGGATGGAGTGCCACATGTGCCCTCCTGCCTTTGCTCCTTCCTCATGGATGTGGGAGTCATGGAGCACAGTACTTAGGATCCTGGACTCCACATCCACATCTCGGCTTTGTTGCTTCTGTGCTGTTTGACCGTGGGCTAGTGACTCACCCTCTCCCAGCCTGAGTTTCCCTCTGTAAGATGGAAATCATGATAGAATCCACCTCAGAGGAAgttttgaggcttcagtgaaatCTTACGGGGCCTGACACAGAATGATGGATGAACAATGTTGCTATCAGCCTCTTCTTCCATCTCTCAGGTCCCTGTTGCCCAATCGGGAGTGGAGTCTCCTCCCAAAGGGTGTTTTAGAATGACTGGGAACATTTTTGGTTGACCCAGTACCTAAAGGTGGCACTCTGCCTGCCTGCCCTGCAGCCAGGGAGTTGAGATGCCTTGTGGAGCTTGGGACCGTCTCCCACAAGGAAGGATTATCCCACTTTAGGGAACCCCTGCCCCGTGTCTCCCCTTCCCATTCTCACCCCCTCACTTCCCTGCTCTCCCTCTGTAGGTGCTGAACATGTACGGGAAGGTGGTGACTGTCAGACATCAGGCTGTGACCCGGAAGAAGGACAACCGCTTTGCTGTGGCCTTGGACTCAGAGCAGAACAACATCCATGTGAAAGACATCGTTAAGGTCATTGATGGCCCCCACTCAGTGAGTACAAGTTCCTGCTTTTGAGCTGCACCTGAAAGAATTTGGTTGGTTGAGGGTGAGGGGGACATGGTCAAGAGAGTGACCCTTCTCTCCCCGGCTAGGGTCGAGAAGGGGAGATTCGCCATCTCTTCCGAAGCTTCGCCTTCCTACATTGCAAGAAACTGGTGGAGAACGGGGGCATGTTTGTCTGCAAGACCCGCCACCTGGTGCTGGCTGGGGGCTCAAAGGTGAGGTGGGCATGGCAGGACCCTGTGCGTTGGGTACCTGGCTCAGCCCTCCAAGCCTCCTCTGGCCCCAGAAGTGACAAGATTGGGCTTGTGAGGGATTAGGAGAGCAGTGTCATTGTCAGGTCCTTGGCAAAGAGTGAGAAGGTTTATTTGGGATTCTGAGCTGTTCACCAAgttatttaagttatttattcatttcattttcctgaGCACCTGTTAGGTGCCAGACACTGGAGAACCAGTGGTGAACAGGACAAAAATACTCTGCTCTCACAGAGCTGATACTCCAGAGGTGGGCGGACAGATAAACCCATCGTACAGCTTGAGGTGATGGCAAGCGCTGTGAAGAAAACAGAATGGGCTCAGGAGACAGGGAGTGACCAGGGCTGCTGTTTTAGATAGAGGAGGGTAAAAAAGGCCTCAGTGGGAGGCAACATtggagcagagacctgaatgaagGGATGGAGAGTGAGCATTTTgggggaacagcaagtgcaaaggccctgaggtggggcTTGTAGGAAAGTGTGCAGGACCAGGTGTCACAGAGGAATTCAGGCCTGGGGTGTGAGTGGCTGGTTGGTCTCCTCAGGGCCCTGCACATGGGATGATGAGTTCCTGTGGTTTGTGGTTCCCCCATCCCCTGCCTGCCAGTTCACTCCTTGCTTCTCTCCTAGCCCCGTGATGTGACCAACTTCACCGTGGGTGGCTTTGCGCCTATGAGTCCCCGGATCAGCAGCCCCATGcaccccagtgctggaggtgagaGGGGTTCAGGGTCAGGGGATGTGGTGGGTAGAAGGGGCTGGAAGGAACTTGGTTGTTCAGCCTACACTCACTGAGTGCCTGTGCTGGGCTGGGCACTGCTATTAGGGGGTTCACCACCCACAGGAGGGTAGACGCCACAGTGACAGCCCGGAATGGTCAGGGCTTCCATAGGAAAGCCAAGGGGCAGGGGTGGGCAGAGGAGGCTCCTAACCCAAGTAGGGAGGAGTCAAGCAAGTGAAGGGGACGTTCTGATGGGGCCCTTGCTGTGGGCACAGCCGTGGGGGACCAGTGACATTCTCCCCAATCCCCAGGTCAGCGTGGCGGCTTTGGTAGCCCAGGTGGCGGCAGTGGTGGCATGAGCAGGGGCCGGGGCCGGAGGGACAACGAACTCATCGGCCAGACCGTGCGCATCTCCCAGGGGCCCTACAAAGGTGACCTGCGAGGcctgtggaggcctggggaggggcATGGTGAGGGAGAGCCTGCCCAGCCTGACCTCCTGCCCCCCTGCAGGCTACATCGGTGTGGTGAAGGATGCCACAGAGTCCACGGCCCGTGTGGAGCTGCACTCGACCTGCCAGACCATCTCTGTGGACCGTCAGCGGCTCACCACAGTGTAcgggtggggcctggggagggcCAGGGTGGGGCTTGCTAGGCAGTGAGAGGGCTCTGCTCACCCTATTTGTTCTCTGCGTCCACAGGGGCTCACGGCGCCCGGGTGGCATGACCTCGACCTATGGGCGGACGCCCATGTATGGCTCCCAGACGCCCATGTATGGCTCTGGCTCCCGAACACCCATGTACGGCTCACAGACACCCCTCCAGGATGGTGAGTGCCCGCAGGGGACAGGGAAGAGGGGCTAGGGGGACCTAGAGAAGGGACAGGACTGACAGACACACTCATTTCCCCCATTCCAGGTAGCCGCACCCCACACTACGGCTCGCAGACGCCCCTGCATGATGGCAGCCGCACTCCTGCCCAGAGTGGGGCCTGGGACCCCAACAACCCCAACACGCCGTCACGGTGAGTCCAGGGTTCCCCAGGTTCTGGTGTGTGCTGGTGTGTGTGAGGGGTGATGCTGGGTGTCTGGGGCATGGAGGGGTTTGTGGGGCACACCCAGCATTCTCTGCTCCTAGGCTCAGGCTGGTCCCTTTGAAGGAGGAGGCATAGCATGGTGGGGCGGGGGCAAAGCGGCCTCCTCTCCATCCCCAACCTCAGTAGTGATTGTGGATACCCCTGGGCCTGGAGAAAGATTGCCTGGGTGGGCTGACCTTGGGAGGGCACCCTCATTTCTGTCAGCCACAGTGTCAGCTGTGGAAGGAAATAACATCAGGAGTGCCTCTGGATGGGGCTTCCGTGAGAATGAAATTGCTTCAGTTCGGGGTCTGGTGTAGGGTGCTGTTCTGGAAGCATCCACCGCATTATCACCACAGTCGCTCTCAACAGACTTTTCTCCCAACAGGGCTGAGGAAGAATATGAGTATGCTTTCGATGATGAGCCCACCCCGTCCCCGCAGGCCTATGGGGGAACCCCCAATCCCCAAACACCTGGCTACCCAGACCCCTCGTCCCCACAGGTCAACCCACAATACAACCCGCAGACGCCAGGGACGCCGGCCATGTGAGTCCACTGGGGTCTGCCCTCGTCTACCCCTGCCCAAACCCTCCTACTGCCACCacctc is a genomic window containing:
- the SUPT5H gene encoding transcription elongation factor SPT5 isoform X1 encodes the protein MSDSEDSNFSEEEDSERSSDGEEAEVEEERRSAAGSEKEEEPEEEEEEEEEEEYDEEEEEEDDDRPPKKPRHGGFILDEADVDDEYEDEDQWEDGAEDILEKEEIEASNIDNVVLDEDRSGARRLQNLWRDQREEELGEYYMKKYAKSSVGETVYGGSDELSDDITQQQLLPGVKDPNLWTVKCKIGEERATAISLMRKFIAYQFTDTPLQIKSVVAPEHVKGYIYVEAYKQTHVKQAIEGVGNLRLGYWNQQMVPIKEMTDVLKVVKEVANLKPKSWVRLKRGIYKDDIAQVDYVEPSQNTISLKMIPRIDYDRIKARMSLKDWFAKRKKFKRPPQRLFDAEKIRSLGGDVASDGDFLIFEGNRYSRKGFLFKSFAMSAVITEGVKPTLSELEKFEDQPEGIDLEVVTESTGKEREHNFQPGDNVEVCEGELINLQGKILSVDGNKITIMPKHEDLKDMLEFPAQELRKYFKMGDHVKVIAGRFEGDTGLIVRVEENFVILFSDLTMHELKVLPRDLQLCSETASGVDVGGQHEWGELVQLDPQTVGVIVRLERETFQVLNMYGKVVTVRHQAVTRKKDNRFAVALDSEQNNIHVKDIVKVIDGPHSGREGEIRHLFRSFAFLHCKKLVENGGMFVCKTRHLVLAGGSKPRDVTNFTVGGFAPMSPRISSPMHPSAGGQRGGFGSPGGGSGGMSRGRGRRDNELIGQTVRISQGPYKGYIGVVKDATESTARVELHSTCQTISVDRQRLTTVGSRRPGGMTSTYGRTPMYGSQTPMYGSGSRTPMYGSQTPLQDGSRTPHYGSQTPLHDGSRTPAQSGAWDPNNPNTPSRAEEEYEYAFDDEPTPSPQAYGGTPNPQTPGYPDPSSPQVNPQYNPQTPGTPAMYNTDQFSPYAAPSPQGSYQPSPSPQSYHQVAPSPAGYQNTHSPASYHPTPSPMAYQASPSPSPVGYSPMTPGAPSPGGYNPHTPGSGIEQNSSDWVTTDIQVKVRDTYLDTQVVGQTGVIRSVTGGMCSVYLKDSEKVVSISSEHLEPITPTKNNKVKVILGEDREATGVLLSIDGEDGIVRMDLDEQLKILNLRFLGKLLEA
- the SUPT5H gene encoding transcription elongation factor SPT5 isoform X2, which gives rise to MSDSEDSNFSEEEDSERSSDGEEAEVEEERRSAAGSEKEEEPEEEEEEEEEEEYDEEEEEEDDDRPPKKPRHGGFILDEADVDDEYEDEDQWEDGAEDILEKASNIDNVVLDEDRSGARRLQNLWRDQREEELGEYYMKKYAKSSVGETVYGGSDELSDDITQQQLLPGVKDPNLWTVKCKIGEERATAISLMRKFIAYQFTDTPLQIKSVVAPEHVKGYIYVEAYKQTHVKQAIEGVGNLRLGYWNQQMVPIKEMTDVLKVVKEVANLKPKSWVRLKRGIYKDDIAQVDYVEPSQNTISLKMIPRIDYDRIKARMSLKDWFAKRKKFKRPPQRLFDAEKIRSLGGDVASDGDFLIFEGNRYSRKGFLFKSFAMSAVITEGVKPTLSELEKFEDQPEGIDLEVVTESTGKEREHNFQPGDNVEVCEGELINLQGKILSVDGNKITIMPKHEDLKDMLEFPAQELRKYFKMGDHVKVIAGRFEGDTGLIVRVEENFVILFSDLTMHELKVLPRDLQLCSETASGVDVGGQHEWGELVQLDPQTVGVIVRLERETFQVLNMYGKVVTVRHQAVTRKKDNRFAVALDSEQNNIHVKDIVKVIDGPHSGREGEIRHLFRSFAFLHCKKLVENGGMFVCKTRHLVLAGGSKPRDVTNFTVGGFAPMSPRISSPMHPSAGGQRGGFGSPGGGSGGMSRGRGRRDNELIGQTVRISQGPYKGYIGVVKDATESTARVELHSTCQTISVDRQRLTTVGSRRPGGMTSTYGRTPMYGSQTPMYGSGSRTPMYGSQTPLQDGSRTPHYGSQTPLHDGSRTPAQSGAWDPNNPNTPSRAEEEYEYAFDDEPTPSPQAYGGTPNPQTPGYPDPSSPQVNPQYNPQTPGTPAMYNTDQFSPYAAPSPQGSYQPSPSPQSYHQVAPSPAGYQNTHSPASYHPTPSPMAYQASPSPSPVGYSPMTPGAPSPGGYNPHTPGSGIEQNSSDWVTTDIQVKVRDTYLDTQVVGQTGVIRSVTGGMCSVYLKDSEKVVSISSEHLEPITPTKNNKVKVILGEDREATGVLLSIDGEDGIVRMDLDEQLKILNLRFLGKLLEA